The Toxorhynchites rutilus septentrionalis strain SRP chromosome 3, ASM2978413v1, whole genome shotgun sequence genome includes a region encoding these proteins:
- the LOC129779834 gene encoding reticulon-1-A isoform X5 translates to MVSLEDLKLLREIEFSKEGLESLIYWRDVKKSGIVFGSGLTILIAMSLFSLISVFSYVSLLVLTGTVSFRIYKNVLQAVQKTSEGHPFKEYLDIDLTLSQEKVQQLTTVAVAHFNALLTELRRLFLVEDLVDSIKFGVVLYCLTYVGGIFNGMTCIIIAFIALFTLPKVYENNKQSIDAYLNLVRSKILDVTEKVKAAVPLGKKSESDKDK, encoded by the exons TGGAATCCCTGATCTACTGGCGCGATGTGAAGAAGTCCGGCATTGTGTTTGGCAGCGGCCTAACCATCCTGATCGCCATGTCGCTGTTCTCGCTCATTAGCGTCTTCTCGTACGTGTCACTGCTAGTCCTGACCGGTACTGTTTCGTTCCGTATCTACAAAAATGTGTTACAGGCAGTGCAGAAGACATCCGAGGGACATCCTTTCAA AGAATATCTGGACATTGATTTGACTCTGTCCCAGGAGAAGGTTCAGCAACTGACCACAGTGGCCGTGGCCCACTTCAACGCATTGCTGACGGAACTGCGCCGCTTGTTTTTGGTGGAAGATTTGGTAGATTCCATCAAGTTCGGTGTGGTCCTGTACTGCTTAACCTACGTCGGTGGCATCTTCAACGGAATGACGTGTATTATTATTG CATTCATTGCCCTCTTCACCTTGCCAAAGGTTTACGAAAACAACAAGCAGTCGATTGACGCTTACTTGAATCTGGTCAGAAGCAAAATTCTGGATGTCACTGAAAA AGTAAAAGCAGCCGTTCCGTTGGGCAAGAAGTCCGAATCCGACAAGGACAAATAA
- the LOC129779834 gene encoding reticulon-1-A isoform X4 — MVKRQNSRHANGNGNAYQRQELPPRGPVESLIYWRDVKKSGIVFGSGLTILIAMSLFSLISVFSYVSLLVLTGTVSFRIYKNVLQAVQKTSEGHPFKEYLDIDLTLSQEKVQQLTTVAVAHFNALLTELRRLFLVEDLVDSIKFGVVLYCLTYVGGIFNGMTCIIIAFIALFTLPKVYENNKQSIDAYLNLVRSKILDVTEKVKAAVPLGKKSESDKDK, encoded by the exons ATGGTGAAACGACAAAACTCTCGGCACGCCAACGGCAATGGAAATGCCTATCAGCGCCAGGAATTACCCCCGCGAGGACCAG TGGAATCCCTGATCTACTGGCGCGATGTGAAGAAGTCCGGCATTGTGTTTGGCAGCGGCCTAACCATCCTGATCGCCATGTCGCTGTTCTCGCTCATTAGCGTCTTCTCGTACGTGTCACTGCTAGTCCTGACCGGTACTGTTTCGTTCCGTATCTACAAAAATGTGTTACAGGCAGTGCAGAAGACATCCGAGGGACATCCTTTCAA AGAATATCTGGACATTGATTTGACTCTGTCCCAGGAGAAGGTTCAGCAACTGACCACAGTGGCCGTGGCCCACTTCAACGCATTGCTGACGGAACTGCGCCGCTTGTTTTTGGTGGAAGATTTGGTAGATTCCATCAAGTTCGGTGTGGTCCTGTACTGCTTAACCTACGTCGGTGGCATCTTCAACGGAATGACGTGTATTATTATTG CATTCATTGCCCTCTTCACCTTGCCAAAGGTTTACGAAAACAACAAGCAGTCGATTGACGCTTACTTGAATCTGGTCAGAAGCAAAATTCTGGATGTCACTGAAAA AGTAAAAGCAGCCGTTCCGTTGGGCAAGAAGTCCGAATCCGACAAGGACAAATAA